The nucleotide sequence GCCGAAGATTTGGTGATTACTGCCACCACCTCAACCCCTGGAGCCACTTCTACTGTTACTTCTGCGTTTACGGCTCCAACTACCAAGGCTTTAACGCTGCCCTTCAAAGCATTCCGTGCACTAATTTCCATTGCTTGAGAACCTTTCCTTGAACGCAAATGAGTCAACTCCCCATGGTTAACTGAGTGAGTTGAAAATTTTGATACCTAGGCTACAGAACTATAGCAGGTATCTTGGCATGGTGTTAATAATACTTGCTAAAGGCATTGAGTGTGCTAGGGAGTTGTCAGGATAATGATCAGGCGGCGAAGGTGGTTTTGGGTGCTAGCGCTGGTAGGGTTATTGGCTGCATGTAGCCTGTCTACGGTGGAGCAGTCGTTCTCACCTCCTGCAACTCCAAAACCTGAGGCAATTACCCTAACAGTATCGGCAGCGGCAGATTTGAATTACGTGTTTCCAGAAATCGGTAAGCTGTGGGAGCAGGAGACAGGGCAGCGAGTAACCTTTAACCTGGGATCCACCGGGCAACTGGCCCAGCAGATTGAGCGGGGCGCACCTGTGGATCTGTTTGCAGCCGCCAATAGGAAGTTTGTTGAGGATTTAGATAAAAAAGGGCTGGTGCATTCAGAGACAAAGCAACTGTATGGTGTGGGACGGCTCACCCTATGGCAGCGGGAGGGAGGCACTCACGAGGTTAATGATATCCAGGACTTAATGAAGCCAGAAATCAAGCGGGTGGCGATCGCCAATCCAGACCATGCTCCCTAT is from Cyanobacteriota bacterium and encodes:
- a CDS encoding TOBE domain-containing protein, whose product is MEISARNALKGSVKALVVGAVNAEVTVEVAPGVEVVAVITKSSA
- the modA gene encoding molybdate ABC transporter substrate-binding protein, which produces MIRRRRWFWVLALVGLLAACSLSTVEQSFSPPATPKPEAITLTVSAAADLNYVFPEIGKLWEQETGQRVTFNLGSTGQLAQQIERGAPVDLFAAANRKFVEDLDKKGLVHSETKQLYGVGRLTLWQREGGTHEVNDIQDLMKPEIKRVAIANPDHAPYGVAAREALQSAGIWEAIQPKLILGENIRQTQQYADTGNVDVAIAALSISVGKPGKWVLVPEQLHKPLEQMLVVPKRAPHPEAAKQFAAFINGEKGRPLMRKYGFVLPGEEPVS